The Paracoccus sp. MC1862 genome includes a window with the following:
- a CDS encoding SDR family NAD(P)-dependent oxidoreductase, with product MTPFPDFSLKGRTALVTGAGRGLGRAIAEVFAQAGAEVILCARTGDEIESVATGLRDAGYRAKARPCDVTDLAAFRAVVDGLERLDVFVNNAGTNRPRRMTEVTEEDFDLIIGLNLRAAFFAMQAVTRRMTALGRGGSVINMSSMLGHIGAEDRSVYCASKWGIEGLTKAASIELAPHRIRVNSICPTFIETPLTKPYFENPAFLDHALRMIKLGRLGQVEDITGAALYLASEASALMTGSSIVLDGGWTAE from the coding sequence ATGACCCCGTTCCCCGACTTTTCGCTGAAGGGGCGCACCGCGCTTGTCACCGGCGCGGGCCGCGGCCTCGGCCGCGCCATCGCCGAGGTCTTCGCCCAGGCGGGTGCCGAGGTGATCCTTTGCGCGAGAACCGGGGACGAAATCGAATCCGTCGCCACCGGGTTGCGTGACGCGGGCTATCGCGCCAAGGCCCGGCCCTGCGACGTGACCGACCTTGCCGCCTTCCGGGCGGTCGTGGACGGACTGGAACGGCTGGATGTCTTCGTCAACAACGCCGGCACCAACCGCCCCCGCAGGATGACCGAGGTGACGGAAGAAGACTTCGACCTGATCATCGGCCTGAACCTGCGCGCGGCCTTTTTCGCGATGCAGGCGGTGACGCGGCGGATGACTGCGCTTGGCCGGGGCGGGTCGGTCATCAACATGTCGTCGATGCTGGGGCATATCGGGGCCGAGGACCGCTCGGTCTACTGCGCCTCGAAATGGGGGATCGAGGGGCTGACGAAGGCCGCCTCGATCGAACTTGCGCCGCACCGCATCCGCGTGAACTCGATCTGTCCGACTTTTATCGAGACGCCGCTGACGAAACCCTATTTCGAGAACCCGGCCTTCCTGGACCATGCCCTGCGGATGATAAAGCTGGGGCGTCTGGGTCAGGTCGAGGATATCACCGGCGCGGCGCTTTATCT
- a CDS encoding 3-keto-5-aminohexanoate cleavage protein, translated as MSLQGKVIITCAVTGAIHTPSMSKFLPVSASEIAEAAVGAAEAGAAIIHLHARNEEDGRPDQSVEAFHPILSVIKQQTAAVLNITTGGAPTMSIAERIQPAKHYKPEVASLNMGTMNFGLFPMLDRYEAQLKHQWEREYLGNKDIIFRNTFGDVEQVMTTLGEGGTRFEFECYDTSHLYNLKHFFDRGLVTGPLFIQTVFGLMGGIGAHLEDVMHMKRTADRLFGDNYRWSVLGAGRNQLSIAAISAANGGHVRVGLEDNLWAGKGRLAETNAEQVRAARQIIEGLGLQVATPDEARELLALKGGDQVNF; from the coding sequence ATGAGCCTTCAGGGCAAAGTCATCATCACCTGCGCCGTCACCGGCGCGATCCACACGCCCTCGATGTCGAAGTTCCTGCCGGTCTCGGCCTCGGAAATCGCCGAGGCCGCGGTGGGCGCCGCCGAGGCGGGCGCCGCCATCATCCACCTGCATGCCCGCAACGAAGAGGACGGCCGCCCCGACCAGTCGGTCGAGGCCTTCCACCCGATCCTCAGCGTCATCAAGCAGCAGACCGCCGCCGTCCTGAACATCACCACCGGCGGCGCGCCCACCATGTCCATCGCCGAGCGGATCCAGCCCGCCAAGCACTACAAGCCCGAAGTGGCCTCGCTGAACATGGGCACGATGAACTTCGGCCTGTTCCCGATGCTCGACCGCTACGAGGCGCAACTGAAGCACCAGTGGGAACGGGAATACCTCGGCAACAAGGACATCATCTTCCGCAACACCTTCGGCGATGTGGAACAGGTGATGACGACCTTGGGCGAGGGCGGGACGCGCTTCGAGTTCGAGTGCTACGACACGTCGCATCTTTACAACCTCAAGCATTTCTTCGACCGCGGGCTCGTGACCGGCCCGCTGTTCATCCAGACGGTCTTCGGACTGATGGGCGGCATCGGGGCGCATCTGGAAGACGTGATGCACATGAAGCGCACCGCCGACCGGCTGTTCGGCGACAACTATCGCTGGTCGGTGCTGGGGGCGGGGCGCAACCAGTTGTCCATCGCCGCGATCTCGGCCGCGAACGGCGGCCATGTGCGGGTCGGGCTGGAGGACAACCTCTGGGCCGGGAAGGGCCGGCTTGCGGAAACCAACGCCGAGCAGGTCCGCGCCGCCCGTCAGATCATCGAGGGGCTGGGCCTGCAGGTCGCGACCCCCGACGAGGCGCGCGAGCTGCTGGCGCTGAAGGGCGGCGACCAGGTCAACTTCTGA
- a CDS encoding 3-hydroxyacyl-CoA dehydrogenase, giving the protein MNHIAIVGAGLIGRSWAFVFARAGFEVGVWDKDAGVLDRLAADVATMIERVAPFGQAGDDPAATAARIQPVRNLGEVLAGVDMVQESGPEVLDIKRRLFAELDRLSGPNTILASSSSALKASSFAEGLPGAARCLVGHPVNPPHLVPVVEISPAPFTDPAVTECARDIYARAGQVPVVLKKEIDGFILNRLQAVLLAESLRLIAEGYVDVQGLDDTMRHGLGRRWAFMGPMETINLNAPGGAADYLDRYGAMMAGLAGVEVGDAAFSAEAAAKVGAAFRDVSTPDAVRARQEWRDEELAALAAHLAQRETRSHN; this is encoded by the coding sequence ATGAATCACATCGCCATCGTCGGCGCGGGGCTGATCGGCCGCTCATGGGCCTTCGTCTTTGCCCGGGCGGGCTTCGAGGTCGGCGTCTGGGACAAGGACGCGGGCGTTCTGGACCGGCTTGCCGCCGATGTCGCCACCATGATCGAACGGGTCGCCCCCTTCGGCCAGGCCGGTGACGATCCCGCCGCCACGGCAGCCCGCATCCAGCCGGTGCGCAACCTTGGCGAGGTGCTGGCCGGCGTGGACATGGTGCAGGAAAGCGGGCCCGAGGTCCTCGACATCAAGCGCAGGCTTTTTGCCGAACTCGACCGCCTTTCAGGGCCAAACACGATCCTCGCCTCCTCCTCCTCGGCGCTGAAGGCGTCGAGCTTCGCCGAAGGGCTGCCGGGCGCCGCGCGCTGCCTTGTCGGCCACCCGGTCAACCCGCCGCATCTGGTGCCGGTGGTGGAAATCTCGCCCGCGCCCTTCACCGATCCGGCCGTGACCGAATGCGCGCGTGACATCTACGCCCGCGCCGGACAGGTGCCGGTGGTGCTGAAGAAAGAGATCGACGGCTTCATCCTGAACCGCCTGCAGGCCGTGCTGCTGGCCGAAAGCCTGCGCCTGATCGCCGAGGGCTATGTGGACGTGCAGGGGCTGGACGACACCATGCGCCACGGGCTGGGCCGCCGCTGGGCCTTCATGGGACCGATGGAGACGATCAACCTGAACGCCCCCGGCGGTGCCGCCGATTATCTGGACCGCTATGGCGCGATGATGGCGGGCCTTGCCGGTGTCGAGGTCGGCGACGCGGCCTTCTCGGCCGAGGCTGCCGCCAAGGTGGGCGCCGCCTTCCGCGACGTCTCGACCCCCGATGCGGTCCGCGCCCGTCAGGAATGGCGCGACGAGGAACTCGCTGCGCTGGCTGCGCATCTGGCGCAGCGTGAAACCCGATCCCACAATTGA
- a CDS encoding branched-chain amino acid ABC transporter ATP-binding protein/permease, with protein MQNMRTLTVAAAALILLPWTLSLLGLGPNSASEVVIFALAAMGLNILAGYTGLVSFGHGAWFGLGAYVAGITALRLGNASMAVSLVAALLFTAALAAVIGFLVLRRRGVYFSLMTLALSAMGFQLAFRWTEVTGGENGLGGIERPGLLDNNLNFYIVVAVLAFLVMALMLRVLQSPVGSVFVAIRENENRAQALGYHVQRYKLAAFVLSATVTGLAGALLLYKNRLTSAEPMSVIFSGELLAMVVIGGMRGFLGPALGALFYILFREYLSMYTENWLFWFGLIFLGFVLFARQGLVGIGAQVRRRLFPEAVTGAAMADRKIEKHPLPAAIRDRDAGGGDVLVADDISKTFGALKAVDGVSIRVRDKTLHALIGPNGAGKTTAFNLLSGIIPADSGKVTFLGRDISGSTPDQIAGLGLGRSFQITSLFPDLTIRENLRLAVQAHHPSRTRALSPAGSVAEVNAKVDEMLDWIGLRGMENAIAGSLSYGGQRLLDLGLALSTEPKILLADEPLAGLSVAERERVGLLIKDVSTSIPVLLVEHDIDRVFDLADHVTVMAEGRVLLDGTVEDARNSAKVREIYIGSGTSAVAASARQGQFSDETILSIEKMNLHYGKSHILNDVGFDLHKGEILALLGRNGAGKSSVLKGVTGIVTPSSGSIRLMGSELVGLSSARIARKGIGYVPQGRGLFAGMTVRENLELGRIRRRTGEGTHWTTEEIFEYFPRLRERLDTPADRLSGGEQQMAAVARALSGDIRVLLLDEPFEGLAPAIVEQLFRTFDRLRDRLSIVIVDHNLDLALALSDRTIVLERGRVLHEVESRRIATDLDLRREMLWL; from the coding sequence ATGCAGAACATGCGAACATTGACGGTCGCGGCAGCGGCGCTGATCCTGCTGCCCTGGACGCTGTCGCTGCTTGGCCTCGGCCCGAACAGCGCAAGCGAGGTGGTCATCTTCGCCCTTGCGGCGATGGGGCTGAACATCCTCGCGGGCTATACCGGTCTCGTGTCCTTCGGCCATGGCGCCTGGTTCGGGCTGGGGGCCTATGTCGCGGGCATCACCGCGTTGCGGCTGGGCAATGCCAGCATGGCCGTTTCGCTGGTTGCGGCCCTGCTGTTCACGGCGGCACTCGCGGCGGTCATCGGCTTCCTGGTGCTGCGGCGGCGGGGCGTCTATTTCTCGCTGATGACGCTGGCGCTGTCGGCGATGGGGTTCCAGCTTGCGTTCCGCTGGACCGAGGTCACGGGCGGCGAGAACGGCCTTGGCGGGATCGAGCGGCCGGGCCTGCTGGACAACAACCTCAACTTCTACATCGTCGTGGCGGTCCTTGCCTTTCTGGTGATGGCGCTGATGCTGCGCGTCCTGCAGTCGCCGGTCGGCAGCGTCTTTGTCGCCATCCGCGAGAACGAGAACCGGGCGCAGGCGCTGGGCTATCACGTCCAGCGCTACAAGCTGGCGGCCTTTGTCCTGTCGGCGACGGTGACGGGGCTGGCCGGGGCGCTGCTGCTTTACAAGAACCGCCTGACCTCGGCCGAGCCGATGTCGGTGATCTTCTCGGGCGAGCTGCTGGCGATGGTGGTCATCGGGGGCATGCGGGGCTTCCTGGGGCCGGCGCTGGGCGCGCTGTTCTACATCCTGTTCCGCGAATACCTGTCGATGTATACCGAGAACTGGCTGTTCTGGTTCGGCCTGATCTTCCTGGGCTTCGTCCTGTTCGCGCGGCAGGGCCTCGTGGGCATCGGCGCGCAGGTCAGGCGCCGCCTGTTCCCCGAGGCCGTGACCGGCGCCGCGATGGCCGACCGGAAGATCGAAAAGCACCCGCTGCCCGCCGCGATCAGGGACCGCGACGCGGGCGGCGGCGACGTGCTGGTGGCCGACGACATCTCGAAGACCTTCGGGGCGCTGAAGGCGGTGGACGGCGTGTCGATCCGGGTTCGCGACAAGACGCTGCATGCCCTGATCGGGCCGAACGGCGCGGGAAAGACCACGGCCTTCAACCTGCTGTCCGGCATCATCCCCGCCGACAGCGGCAAGGTGACCTTCCTCGGCCGCGACATCTCGGGCAGCACGCCCGACCAGATCGCGGGGCTGGGCCTCGGCCGGTCCTTCCAGATCACCAGCCTCTTTCCCGACCTGACGATCCGCGAGAACCTGCGCCTGGCCGTGCAGGCCCATCATCCCAGCCGCACCCGTGCCCTCAGCCCGGCCGGCAGCGTGGCCGAGGTGAATGCCAAGGTGGACGAAATGCTCGACTGGATCGGGCTGAGGGGGATGGAGAACGCCATCGCGGGCTCGCTGTCCTATGGCGGTCAGCGGCTGCTGGACCTCGGCCTTGCGCTGTCGACGGAACCCAAGATCCTGCTGGCCGACGAGCCGCTGGCGGGCCTGTCGGTGGCGGAACGCGAGCGTGTCGGGCTGCTGATCAAGGACGTGTCCACCAGCATCCCGGTCCTGCTGGTCGAACATGACATCGACCGGGTGTTCGATCTTGCCGACCATGTGACGGTGATGGCCGAGGGACGCGTGCTGCTGGACGGCACGGTGGAAGACGCCCGCAACTCGGCCAAGGTGCGCGAGATCTATATCGGGTCGGGCACCAGCGCCGTCGCGGCGTCTGCCCGGCAGGGGCAGTTCTCGGACGAGACGATCCTGTCCATCGAGAAGATGAACCTTCACTACGGCAAGAGCCACATCCTGAACGACGTCGGCTTTGACCTGCACAAGGGCGAGATCCTTGCGCTGCTGGGCCGGAACGGGGCGGGCAAGTCCTCGGTGCTGAAGGGAGTGACGGGGATCGTCACGCCGTCTTCCGGCTCAATCCGGCTGATGGGAAGCGAGCTTGTGGGCCTTTCCAGCGCCCGGATCGCGCGCAAGGGCATCGGCTATGTGCCGCAGGGCCGGGGGCTTTTTGCGGGCATGACGGTGCGCGAGAATCTGGAACTCGGCCGCATCCGGCGCCGGACGGGCGAGGGGACCCATTGGACGACCGAGGAAATCTTCGAATATTTCCCCCGCCTGCGCGAGCGGCTGGACACGCCTGCCGACCGGTTGTCGGGGGGCGAGCAGCAGATGGCCGCCGTCGCCCGCGCCCTGTCGGGCGACATCCGGGTGCTTCTGCTGGACGAACCCTTCGAGGGGCTTGCACCGGCGATCGTGGAACAGTTGTTCCGCACCTTCGACCGGCTGCGCGACCGGCTGTCCATCGTCATCGTGGACCACAACCTCGACCTGGCGCTGGCTCTGTCCGACCGCACCATTGTCCTTGAACGCGGTCGCGTGCTGCATGAGGTGGAATCGCGCCGCATCGCCACGGACCTCGACCTGCGGCGCGAGATGCTGTGGCTATGA
- a CDS encoding branched-chain amino acid ABC transporter permease, whose product MVSIFLSQLLNGLLDGFYYMLIALGLSLIFSLGGIVNLAHGAFFTLGAYLAFVLSPHIGFFGALVVAPLIAAAVAVVVERVLFTRFYREDPLYSLLLTFSLAMIIEQSLRWYFGATPRAYAMPDALRGQVFLGDFIYSRYRLFLIAVAVATVAGVWYLLNRTPFGRIVRAGIQNPDILGTLGISLRPYLSTVVALAIGIAALAGVLMAPIQPVHPLMGVEVGTAAFVVVVIGGLGSFWGVVIAAIMVGLVKGLMIGLGQSQFSMMAIYLLMFMVLLLRPRGLLGERITRFE is encoded by the coding sequence ATGGTATCGATCTTTCTGTCCCAGCTTCTGAACGGCCTGCTCGATGGCTTCTACTACATGCTCATCGCGCTTGGCCTGTCGCTGATCTTCTCGCTCGGCGGCATCGTGAACCTTGCCCATGGCGCCTTCTTCACGCTGGGGGCCTACCTGGCCTTCGTATTGTCGCCCCATATCGGCTTCTTCGGCGCGCTGGTCGTGGCGCCGCTGATCGCGGCGGCCGTGGCCGTCGTCGTCGAGCGCGTGCTGTTCACCCGCTTCTACCGCGAGGACCCGCTTTATTCGCTGCTGCTGACCTTCAGCCTTGCGATGATCATCGAGCAGAGCCTGCGGTGGTATTTCGGCGCGACGCCGCGCGCCTATGCCATGCCGGACGCCCTGCGCGGGCAGGTCTTCCTGGGCGATTTCATCTATTCGCGCTACCGGCTGTTCCTGATCGCCGTGGCGGTCGCAACGGTGGCAGGCGTCTGGTACCTGCTGAACCGCACGCCCTTTGGCCGGATCGTCCGCGCCGGCATCCAGAACCCCGACATCCTCGGCACGCTGGGCATTTCGCTGCGACCCTATCTCTCGACCGTCGTGGCGCTGGCCATCGGGATCGCCGCGCTTGCGGGCGTGCTGATGGCGCCGATCCAGCCGGTCCACCCGCTGATGGGGGTCGAGGTCGGGACCGCGGCCTTCGTGGTCGTGGTGATCGGGGGCCTCGGGTCCTTCTGGGGCGTGGTCATCGCCGCGATCATGGTCGGGCTGGTCAAGGGCCTGATGATCGGGCTGGGTCAGTCCCAGTTCTCGATGATGGCCATCTACCTGCTGATGTTCATGGTCCTGCTTCTGCGTCCCCGCGGCCTGCTGGGCGAGCGCATCACCCGTTTCGAATAG
- a CDS encoding ABC transporter substrate-binding protein has protein sequence MLKTIGRRQLLKTGAAFGVMGLAAPSILRAQTDPIVIAHLTPRTGFLGPMGEYAVMGVDLAVEHINAGGGIGGRMLEVIKEDSVNPQTATTKAERLAERRDVALIMGEISSASALTISQVAARANKLFINTGANSDTLRGQDCNRHMFHVEVQNAMVVNAEGNYLLNNDMVKDKAWYILSADYAFGHDLRNGALAFLERHGGRTVGDDLIPTDATDFSSYLLNIRAAAPDVLISNLAGTQTASFFKQYAEFGLDIPLAGFDYNTVIAWAIGARDFQGTWPCVWTHQVKADGSQAFAQSFMEKYGRPADNQAYLDYMGLRVMADAIGRVGGTDTEALISFLEDPATDFDVLKERRGRFNPANHQLLQEVYAVTALDASEVQNEWDIFTTSDPVPNADQPLEVLIEDAVGGACSF, from the coding sequence ATGCTGAAGACAATCGGAAGACGGCAGTTGCTGAAGACGGGCGCGGCGTTCGGCGTGATGGGCCTTGCCGCGCCATCCATCCTGCGCGCGCAGACCGATCCCATCGTCATCGCCCACCTGACGCCGCGCACCGGCTTTCTGGGTCCGATGGGTGAATATGCGGTCATGGGCGTCGATCTGGCGGTCGAGCATATCAACGCCGGCGGCGGCATCGGCGGCCGCATGCTGGAGGTGATCAAGGAGGATTCGGTCAACCCCCAGACCGCGACCACCAAGGCCGAGCGGCTGGCCGAACGCCGGGACGTGGCGCTGATCATGGGCGAGATCTCGTCGGCCTCGGCGCTGACGATCTCTCAGGTCGCGGCGCGGGCCAACAAGCTGTTCATCAACACCGGCGCGAACTCGGACACGCTGCGGGGGCAGGACTGCAACCGCCACATGTTCCACGTCGAGGTGCAGAACGCGATGGTGGTGAACGCCGAAGGCAACTACCTGCTGAACAATGACATGGTGAAAGACAAGGCGTGGTATATCCTCAGCGCCGACTATGCCTTCGGCCATGACCTGCGCAACGGGGCGCTGGCCTTCCTTGAACGGCATGGCGGACGGACGGTCGGCGACGATCTGATCCCGACGGATGCGACGGATTTTTCTTCCTATCTGCTCAACATCCGGGCGGCGGCGCCCGATGTGCTGATCTCGAACCTCGCAGGCACCCAGACGGCCAGCTTCTTCAAGCAATATGCGGAATTCGGGCTGGACATCCCGCTGGCGGGTTTCGACTACAACACCGTGATCGCCTGGGCGATCGGGGCGCGGGACTTCCAGGGGACATGGCCCTGCGTCTGGACCCACCAGGTCAAGGCCGACGGCTCGCAGGCCTTCGCCCAGTCCTTCATGGAGAAATACGGCCGTCCCGCCGACAACCAGGCCTATCTGGACTACATGGGCCTGCGGGTGATGGCCGATGCGATCGGCCGGGTCGGCGGGACCGACACCGAGGCGCTGATCTCGTTCCTCGAAGACCCGGCGACCGACTTCGACGTGCTGAAGGAACGCCGGGGCCGCTTCAATCCCGCGAACCACCAGCTGCTGCAGGAAGTCTATGCGGTCACGGCGCTGGATGCTTCCGAGGTCCAGAACGAATGGGACATCTTCACCACCTCGGACCCGGTGCCGAACGCCGACCAGCCGCTGGAAGTGCTGATCGAGGATGCCGTGGGCGGCGCCTGCTCGTTCTGA
- a CDS encoding GntR family transcriptional regulator has translation MNDLNIQPLAPRPSLTEQAYAAIARMLLDGTLKPDSQTSIRELAGELDVSPMPVREAVGRLVAQGALAVRRNRAVEVPRMTEDEFRELTRTRILMECEAARLAVDRITDSTAGELRALHEAFRLEMTGGSRADALMLNRRLHFTLYDAASSPTLRQLIGMAWLRAGPLISLDIGPTAQGDRAGHSIIAHGNLIAAVTARDREAAAEAIRSDISVAAEVILAQRDYFNMKE, from the coding sequence ATGAACGACCTGAACATCCAGCCGCTTGCCCCTCGACCGTCGCTGACGGAACAGGCCTATGCCGCCATCGCGCGGATGCTTCTGGACGGCACGCTGAAGCCGGACAGCCAGACCTCGATCCGGGAACTGGCGGGAGAGCTGGATGTCTCGCCCATGCCGGTCAGGGAAGCGGTAGGCCGGTTAGTCGCCCAAGGGGCGCTCGCGGTCCGCAGGAACCGCGCCGTCGAGGTGCCGCGGATGACCGAGGACGAGTTCCGCGAACTGACCCGTACCCGCATCCTGATGGAATGCGAGGCGGCGCGGCTTGCAGTGGACAGGATCACGGACAGCACGGCCGGGGAACTGCGGGCGCTGCACGAGGCGTTCCGGCTGGAAATGACCGGGGGCAGCCGGGCGGATGCCCTGATGCTGAACCGCCGGCTGCATTTCACGCTCTACGATGCCGCATCCTCGCCCACCCTGCGGCAGTTGATCGGCATGGCCTGGCTGCGCGCGGGACCGCTGATCTCGCTGGACATCGGTCCCACCGCGCAGGGCGACCGGGCCGGTCACTCGATCATCGCCCACGGGAACCTGATCGCGGCGGTGACCGCGCGGGACCGCGAGGCCGCGGCCGAGGCGATCCGGTCCGACATCTCGGTGGCGGCAGAGGTTATTCTCGCGCAGCGCGACTATTTCAACATGAAGGAATGA
- a CDS encoding SDR family oxidoreductase, producing the protein MNLELDGARVIVTAGASGIGRAIVDAFLAAGARVATCDIDAEALGTLPQNVISQRVDVSDAAALRSFIDQSIAALGGLDCLVNNAGIAGPTGRIEDIDLADWSRTLNVVLTSQFVAVGSAVPALRESANPSIVNLSSVAGRVGFALRTPYAAAKWGVIGLTKSLSIELGEDNIRVNAILPGIVSGDRQRRVLEAKAQLRGQSFAELEAEAFRYTSIKEYVPPQAIASQVLYLASPLGRFISGQSISVCGDTRMLA; encoded by the coding sequence ATGAACCTTGAACTGGACGGCGCGCGGGTGATCGTCACCGCAGGCGCCTCGGGGATCGGACGCGCCATCGTTGACGCGTTCCTTGCGGCAGGCGCCCGCGTTGCGACCTGCGACATCGACGCCGAAGCGCTTGGGACATTGCCGCAGAACGTCATCTCGCAGCGGGTCGATGTGTCCGACGCGGCGGCGCTGCGCAGCTTCATCGACCAGTCCATCGCCGCGCTGGGCGGCCTCGACTGCCTGGTGAACAACGCCGGGATCGCCGGCCCGACCGGCCGAATCGAGGACATCGACCTCGCCGACTGGAGCCGCACGCTGAACGTGGTGCTGACCAGCCAGTTCGTGGCGGTCGGCAGCGCCGTTCCTGCCCTGCGGGAAAGCGCCAACCCCTCGATCGTCAACCTGTCGTCCGTGGCCGGCCGGGTCGGCTTCGCCCTTCGCACCCCCTACGCCGCCGCGAAATGGGGCGTGATCGGCCTGACGAAATCGCTGTCGATCGAGTTGGGAGAGGACAATATCCGCGTGAACGCGATCCTGCCCGGCATCGTCTCGGGCGACCGCCAGCGCCGCGTGCTCGAGGCCAAGGCGCAGCTTCGCGGCCAGAGCTTCGCCGAGCTTGAGGCAGAAGCCTTCCGCTACACCTCGATCAAGGAATACGTCCCGCCGCAGGCGATCGCGAGCCAGGTCCTGTATCTCGCCTCGCCGCTGGGCAGGTTCATCTCGGGGCAGAGCATCTCTGTCTGCGGTGACACCCGCATGCTGGCCTGA